The following DNA comes from Chthoniobacterales bacterium.
ACGGGTTCGTCGGCGTCGAGCGTTTCCTTGTTGAAACCGCTTGTGTAGATGATTTTCAAGCCCGGTTTCTCCTTGCGGAAATGACGTGCCAGATCGCTGCCGCCGATGCCGCTTGGCATGACGACGTCGGTCAAAAGCAGGTCGATCTCCCCCTCGACAGACTTCCATTTCTCCATCGCTTCCTCGCCCGACTCGGCGGTGATGATCTCGTAGCCGTAACTTTCCAGAACGTTGCTGGCGAGCGCGAGCAGCGCGGGCTCGTCCTCGACGATGAGAATCTTCTCCGGGCCACCGGAAACTTTCGCCGTTTCCACGGGAGTTTCAGTCGGTTCATCGAGCCATTCCTGAGGCGTCGCAGGCAGGAAAATCCGGAAGGTAGCCCCCTGTCTCGGCTGGCTGGAGACTTCGATCCAGCCCCGATGTTGTTTGACCGCGCCCTGGACTTCGGCCAGACCGAGGCCGCGTTCCTTGCCGCCGCCTTTCGTGGAAAAGAACGGCTCGAAAATGCGGTTCGCGATCTCGGGTTCGATCCCGGTTCCCGTATCGGCCACGCTCAGGCAGACGAATTTGCCTTTGCGTCCGCCCGGATGTGCCGACAGCGTCTTCTCGTCGATCTCCAGCAAACGAGTGGAAATGACGAGTTGCCCGCCGGTTGGCATGGCGTCGGAGGCGTTCGCGGCGAGATTGGTAATGATCGACTCGACCATCGCCGGGTCGATCTGCACCGGCGGCAAACCGGGCGCGTAAGTCGTCTGCAAAGTGACCGTGTTTCCGACGATTCCCTGGACGAGTTTGGTCTGACTCGTGAGCACTTCGTTGAGGTCGAGCGTCTTCGGCTGCATGACCTGCTTCCGCGAAAACGTGAGCAGGTTCTGGGTCAAATCGGCCGCGCGCTCGGTGGCGGTGACGATTCGTTGCAAGTGCTCAGTCTCCTCTTTTTTGCCCTGAACGCGCAATTCGAGGAGCCCGGTGTAGCCCATGATGATGTTGAGCAGATTGTTCAGATCGTGCGCGATGCCGCCCGCGAGTTGGCCGACGGATTCCATGCGCTGGGCCTGGCGGAGCTGGTTTTCGAGGGTCAGGCGCTGTGTGATTTCAGTCGCATAGCAATGGACGACCTGCGCCTCTTTTACCGGGAAGAACGACCAGGAAATGGTGCGGCCGCGCAGGTTGATCTCGTGCTGCAAGGTGGTCTGGCCGGAGGCAATGCAGTTCTTGATAATCTCCTGCATATCGAGCGGGAGAATGGCTAGATCGCCCTCGCTGCCGAGGGAGCGGGCCAGTTCGCGGGCGGCTTCGTTGAAATAAATCAGGTTCGCCGACGAGGTGAACGACATGATGGGAAACGGGCAAAACTTCGGCAGCGTGGTCAGCTTGCGATTCTCCGTTTCCAGCGCGCGCGCCTCCGAGACGTCCTGCACGATCAGCATCAGCCCGGTCTGACTTCCATCGCTCTCAAAGTCGGGAAAACTGCGCACTTCCACGAGACGTTTGCGTCCGCTGGTGGCCACGATTTCGGCGTCCGCAATGCGCGGGACCGGCTCGGTCGGGGTAAAAAATTCGAGTCGCAGTCGATTCAGCGAGTCGGGCGTGAAAAACGAGTGATAGGTGTAACCCGCGAGATCGTCCGGGCGATCCATTTCGAGCAGTCGGCACATTTCGTGGTTGATCGTCGTCGTGTAACCGCCGGGACCGAGTTTCCAGACGCCGACGGGGATTTCGGCGATGATTTGGTTGCGCTGCTGCGCTTCCACATCGGGATTCACCGCCTGAGAAAACGACGTCGGCTGGCCTGTGTCCACCACGATGCAAGTCGCAAAAAGCACGATCAGCAGCACGACGAGCAGCAGGCCGAAGAGAAAAATGTCGCCGTCCGCGCTGCCGAAAGAACCTTTCAACAGCCAGCCGATGAACGCGCTCAGAATGCCGACGGCCAGGCAGCCGATGACAATGGGAATTTTTCTACCGCCGCGCAGTTTGCTCGTTCCAAAAAGCGGGAAGGCGAGTCCGAGAAACAGGCAAAAGCTGGCAAATGCCGGGAAAAGGTAGGGAAAAGAGGTCGGAGCCGCCAGAAGCCACATGCGTTTTGGTGTTTGGGAAAGCTGTTTATGGGCAAGAACCAGCGGCAGGTCAAATTTGTTTTCTCTGCGGGAAGTTTCCGACTCAAAATGTGCCGATGAAAAAAGTGGCAATCATCGGTGCCGGGCTCGCCGGCTTGAGCGCGGCGCAGCGGCTGCAAGCGAGCGGCTGCGAGGTGGTCGTGCTGGAGAAATCGCGCAGCCTCGGAGGACGCTGCGCCTCGCGTCTCTGGGAGGGAAATGTGGTCGATCACGGCGCGCAATATTTTACCATGCGAGTTCCATCGTTCTCAGAGGAAATGCATCGGCTCTGCGGCGACTCCATTCAAAGAATCGAAGCCCCGATAACGCTGGAACTCGGCTCCGTTTTGCCGGAACGCAGCCCGCGCTATTATCATGTGAAGGGGAATAATCACCTCGGACGCGCCCTCGGCGAGGGGCTCACCATTCGCAAGGAAACGACCGTCGAAGTCCTCGAAGCGGCGGGTGGAAAATGGCTCGTCGCCGGGGACGTTTACGATGCCGTGCTCGTCACCGCCCCGTGGCCGCAAGCGGCAAAATTACTCGGGACTTCCATTCCAATGGACACGTTTGCCCCGTGCCTAACCGCCCTTTTTTCCTACGCCATGCCGTGGACGGGCCGAAGCCCGGAAATCTACGCGCACTCGTGGGCGGGCGACGACCTCGCCTGGTCCGCCTGCGAAAACCACAAGTCGGGTCGCATTCAACCGGGGCAGGTCGTCTTCGTCGCTCAGGCGGGGCGCAGTTTCAGTGAAATCTGGCTGGAGGCCGATCCCGCCGAATGGGCCGCGACTCTGCGCAATGCCTTGGAACTCCGCTGGGGCCTCGATCCGGCGGCGTTTTCGGGGCAATTCACTCATCGCTGGCGATATGCGCGCTCCCTCGGGAAAATCGCCCAACCCGACTTGCCGCGTGGACTTTACGTGAGTGGCGACGCGTTTTCCGACTCAAGGGTGGAATCCGCCTGGCTGGCCGGAGCCAAGGTCGCTGATCGGATGCTCGCCTAACGGGAGCGTTCGCAAAGCCAGTCGAGGAGTTCGCCGGAGGTAGTAAATTCCCCCAGCTTGGCGCTCGATTTCTCATCGCGGAAGACCCTGGCAAGGGCGCCGACCAGCCGCAGATAATCTGCCGCCATCGAGGCGGGCACAGCCACGGCGATGATGTAG
Coding sequences within:
- a CDS encoding ATP-binding protein — encoded protein: MWLLAAPTSFPYLFPAFASFCLFLGLAFPLFGTSKLRGGRKIPIVIGCLAVGILSAFIGWLLKGSFGSADGDIFLFGLLLVVLLIVLFATCIVVDTGQPTSFSQAVNPDVEAQQRNQIIAEIPVGVWKLGPGGYTTTINHEMCRLLEMDRPDDLAGYTYHSFFTPDSLNRLRLEFFTPTEPVPRIADAEIVATSGRKRLVEVRSFPDFESDGSQTGLMLIVQDVSEARALETENRKLTTLPKFCPFPIMSFTSSANLIYFNEAARELARSLGSEGDLAILPLDMQEIIKNCIASGQTTLQHEINLRGRTISWSFFPVKEAQVVHCYATEITQRLTLENQLRQAQRMESVGQLAGGIAHDLNNLLNIIMGYTGLLELRVQGKKEETEHLQRIVTATERAADLTQNLLTFSRKQVMQPKTLDLNEVLTSQTKLVQGIVGNTVTLQTTYAPGLPPVQIDPAMVESIITNLAANASDAMPTGGQLVISTRLLEIDEKTLSAHPGGRKGKFVCLSVADTGTGIEPEIANRIFEPFFSTKGGGKERGLGLAEVQGAVKQHRGWIEVSSQPRQGATFRIFLPATPQEWLDEPTETPVETAKVSGGPEKILIVEDEPALLALASNVLESYGYEIITAESGEEAMEKWKSVEGEIDLLLTDVVMPSGIGGSDLARHFRKEKPGLKIIYTSGFNKETLDADEPVEEGVNFLPKPYLSAALAQVVRAQLDRD
- a CDS encoding FAD-dependent oxidoreductase, with protein sequence MKKVAIIGAGLAGLSAAQRLQASGCEVVVLEKSRSLGGRCASRLWEGNVVDHGAQYFTMRVPSFSEEMHRLCGDSIQRIEAPITLELGSVLPERSPRYYHVKGNNHLGRALGEGLTIRKETTVEVLEAAGGKWLVAGDVYDAVLVTAPWPQAAKLLGTSIPMDTFAPCLTALFSYAMPWTGRSPEIYAHSWAGDDLAWSACENHKSGRIQPGQVVFVAQAGRSFSEIWLEADPAEWAATLRNALELRWGLDPAAFSGQFTHRWRYARSLGKIAQPDLPRGLYVSGDAFSDSRVESAWLAGAKVADRMLA